The following are encoded in a window of Impatiens glandulifera chromosome 5, dImpGla2.1, whole genome shotgun sequence genomic DNA:
- the LOC124937783 gene encoding serine/threonine-protein kinase BLUS1-like isoform X6 → MGRMGRGKSYSANSNDYKLLEEVGYGASATVYRAIYLPFNELVAVKCLDLDRCNSNLDDIRREAQIMSLIDHPNVIKAHCSFVVDHSLWVVMPFMAEGSCLHLMKMAYPDGFEESAICSILKETLKALEYLHRHGHIHRDVKAGNILLDSNGDVKLGDFGVSACMFDKGDRQRSRNTFVGTPCWMAPEVLQPGTGYDFKADIWSFGITALELAHGHAPFSKYPPMKVLLMTIQNAPPGLDYDRDKKFSKQSFKEMVAMCLVKDQTKRPSAEKLLKHSFFKNAKPPEVSVKKLFSNLPPLWDRVKALQLKDAAQLALKKMPSAEQEALSQSEYQRGVSAWNFDIEDLKIQASLLQDDDGIQEFKEEDECMKFGVNNKDVPNMKCGVGKSNSKSDIVFSELINVGEAQSLCFNDKRKTPEIELLDSKISPEKDIVQQKSRTTGKNRQSQSGPLMPGVVLTHSTSEMTRAFERFENNSQSLVDKNQHDIRRAPSFSGPLMLPNRASANSLSAPIKSSGGFRDSLEDKTKSNLVQIKGRFSVTSENVDLVKDIPLCTVPRCSQGSPLRKSASLASVGDWIFDARQMPTKEVCNTNMVTSLLMPHLQNLLQQTSIQQHLQMESYPHYLGVQIATEIIVAGGISSFG, encoded by the exons ATGGGCAGGATGGGCCGTGGAAAGAGTTATTCTGCAAATTCCAACGACTACAAGCTCCTCGAGGAGGTCGGCTATGGTGCCAGCGCCACTGTTTATCGGGCCATCTATCTTCCATTCAACGAACTTGTCGCCGTCAAATGCTTGGATCTCGATCGCTGCAACAGCAATCTC GATGATATTCGTAGGGAAGCTCAAATTATGAGCTTGATAGATCATCCCAATGTTATAAAAGCTCATTGTTCTTTTGTTGTTGACCACAGTCTGTGGGTTGTCATGCCTTTCATGGCTGAAGGATCTTGCCTGCATCTCATGAAAATGGCATATCCAGATGGATTTGAGGAGTCTGCTATATGTTCTATCCTCAAAGAAACTCTCAAGGCCTTGGAGTATCTGCATCGGCATGGCCACATCCATCGTGATGTTAAG GCTGGAAATATATTACTCGATAGTAATGGCGACGTAAAACTGGGTGATTTTGGGGTTTCTGCTTGCATGTTTGACAAAGGTGATAGACAACGATCCAGAAACACTTTTGTTGGAACTCCGTGTTG GATGGCACCAGAGGTTCTGCAGCCAGGAACTGGATATGACTTTAA AGCTGATATATGGTCATTTGGAATTACAGCGTTGGAGTTAGCTCATGGTCATGCACCCTTTTCAAAATATCCTCCAATGAAG GTTCTCTTGATGACCATACAAAATGCTCCTCCAGGGCTTGACTATGACCGGGACAAGAAGTTCTCTAAG CAGTCTTTCAAAGAAATGGTTGCCATGTGCTTGGTGAAAGATCAAACAAAAAGGCCCAGTGCAGAGAAGTTGTTAAAACATTCATTTTTCAAGAATGCTAAGCCTCCAGAGGTTTCGGTGAAGAAACTTTTTTCTAACTTGCCTCCACTATGGGATCGAGTGAAAGCACTTCAG TTGAAAGATGCCGCTCAACTAGCTTTGAAGAAAATGCCTTCAGCAGAACAAGAAGCTTTGTCACAG AGTGAGTATCAACGAGGTGTTAGTGCTTGGAACTTTGACATTGAAGATTTAAAAATTCAAGCATCCCTG CTACAAGATGATGACGGAATACAAGAATTCAAAGAAGAAGACGAATGCATGAAATTTGGTGTTAATAACAAG GATGTACCCAATATGAAATGTGGTGTTGGCAAATCAAATTCTAAAAGTGACATTGTCTTCAg TGAACTCATAAATGTTGGTGAAGCTCAATCCTTGTGCTTTAACGATAAAAGAAAAACTCCAGAAATTGAGTTGCTTGATTCTAAAATAAGTCCAGAGAAAGATATTGTTCAACAAAAATCAAGAACTACAGGGAAGAACCGTCAGAGTCAGAGTGGACCCTTAATGCCTGGTGTTGTGCTAACTCACTCAACATCAGAAATGACACGTGCCTTTGAGAG ATTCGAGAATAATAGTCAATCACTAGTTGACAAAAACCAACATGACATCCGAAGAGCACCAAGTTTTAGCGGTCCACTGATGCTTCCAAACCGAGCTTCTGCAAACAGTTTGTCAGCTCCAATAAAGTCATCAGGAG GGTTCAGAGATTCACTGGAAGACAAGACAAAGTCCAATTTAGTTCAAATAAAAGGGCGATTCTCAGTCACATCAGAGAATGTTGACCTTGTAAAG GACATTCCATTATGTACAGTTCCTCGGTGTTCTCAG GGTTCACCATTAAGAAAGTCTGCTAGTCTTGCTAGTGTTGGAGACTGGATCTTTGATGCCAGACAAATG ccAACTAAAGAAGTTTGCAACACTAACATGGTTACATCACTTTTGATGCCGCATCTTCAGAACCTTCTTCAACAAACATCTATTCAACAG CATCTCCAAATGGAAAGCTACCCCCATTACCTCGGAGTTCAGATAGCAACGGAAAT CATTGTGGCAGGTGGAATCAGTAGTTTCGGATAG
- the LOC124937783 gene encoding serine/threonine-protein kinase fray1-like isoform X5, protein MSLIDHPNVIKAHCSFVVDHSLWVVMPFMAEGSCLHLMKMAYPDGFEESAICSILKETLKALEYLHRHGHIHRDVKAGNILLDSNGDVKLGDFGVSACMFDKGDRQRSRNTFVGTPCWMAPEVLQPGTGYDFKADIWSFGITALELAHGHAPFSKYPPMKVLLMTIQNAPPGLDYDRDKKFSKQSFKEMVAMCLVKDQTKRPSAEKLLKHSFFKNAKPPEVSVKKLFSNLPPLWDRVKALQLKDAAQLALKKMPSAEQEALSQSEYQRGVSAWNFDIEDLKIQASLLQDDDGIQEFKEEDECMKFGVNNKDVPNMKCGVGKSNSKSDIVFSELINVGEAQSLCFNDKRKTPEIELLDSKISPEKDIVQQKSRTTGKNRQSQSGPLMPGVVLTHSTSEMTRAFERFENNSQSLVDKNQHDIRRAPSFSGPLMLPNRASANSLSAPIKSSGGFRDSLEDKTKSNLVQIKGRFSVTSENVDLVKDIPLCTVPRCSQGSPLRKSASLASVGDWIFDARQMPTKEVCNTNMVTSLLMPHLQNLLQQTSIQQELIVNMLNNLQPGEIVEGEWKEASPNGKLPPLPRSSDSNGNVVESVVSDREGVLLLKISELQARMRELTEELSVEKQKYLHMHQQLSALTIQEEETDSTRETEAVDA, encoded by the exons ATGAGCTTGATAGATCATCCCAATGTTATAAAAGCTCATTGTTCTTTTGTTGTTGACCACAGTCTGTGGGTTGTCATGCCTTTCATGGCTGAAGGATCTTGCCTGCATCTCATGAAAATGGCATATCCAGATGGATTTGAGGAGTCTGCTATATGTTCTATCCTCAAAGAAACTCTCAAGGCCTTGGAGTATCTGCATCGGCATGGCCACATCCATCGTGATGTTAAG GCTGGAAATATATTACTCGATAGTAATGGCGACGTAAAACTGGGTGATTTTGGGGTTTCTGCTTGCATGTTTGACAAAGGTGATAGACAACGATCCAGAAACACTTTTGTTGGAACTCCGTGTTG GATGGCACCAGAGGTTCTGCAGCCAGGAACTGGATATGACTTTAA AGCTGATATATGGTCATTTGGAATTACAGCGTTGGAGTTAGCTCATGGTCATGCACCCTTTTCAAAATATCCTCCAATGAAG GTTCTCTTGATGACCATACAAAATGCTCCTCCAGGGCTTGACTATGACCGGGACAAGAAGTTCTCTAAG CAGTCTTTCAAAGAAATGGTTGCCATGTGCTTGGTGAAAGATCAAACAAAAAGGCCCAGTGCAGAGAAGTTGTTAAAACATTCATTTTTCAAGAATGCTAAGCCTCCAGAGGTTTCGGTGAAGAAACTTTTTTCTAACTTGCCTCCACTATGGGATCGAGTGAAAGCACTTCAG TTGAAAGATGCCGCTCAACTAGCTTTGAAGAAAATGCCTTCAGCAGAACAAGAAGCTTTGTCACAG AGTGAGTATCAACGAGGTGTTAGTGCTTGGAACTTTGACATTGAAGATTTAAAAATTCAAGCATCCCTG CTACAAGATGATGACGGAATACAAGAATTCAAAGAAGAAGACGAATGCATGAAATTTGGTGTTAATAACAAG GATGTACCCAATATGAAATGTGGTGTTGGCAAATCAAATTCTAAAAGTGACATTGTCTTCAg TGAACTCATAAATGTTGGTGAAGCTCAATCCTTGTGCTTTAACGATAAAAGAAAAACTCCAGAAATTGAGTTGCTTGATTCTAAAATAAGTCCAGAGAAAGATATTGTTCAACAAAAATCAAGAACTACAGGGAAGAACCGTCAGAGTCAGAGTGGACCCTTAATGCCTGGTGTTGTGCTAACTCACTCAACATCAGAAATGACACGTGCCTTTGAGAG ATTCGAGAATAATAGTCAATCACTAGTTGACAAAAACCAACATGACATCCGAAGAGCACCAAGTTTTAGCGGTCCACTGATGCTTCCAAACCGAGCTTCTGCAAACAGTTTGTCAGCTCCAATAAAGTCATCAGGAG GGTTCAGAGATTCACTGGAAGACAAGACAAAGTCCAATTTAGTTCAAATAAAAGGGCGATTCTCAGTCACATCAGAGAATGTTGACCTTGTAAAG GACATTCCATTATGTACAGTTCCTCGGTGTTCTCAG GGTTCACCATTAAGAAAGTCTGCTAGTCTTGCTAGTGTTGGAGACTGGATCTTTGATGCCAGACAAATG ccAACTAAAGAAGTTTGCAACACTAACATGGTTACATCACTTTTGATGCCGCATCTTCAGAACCTTCTTCAACAAACATCTATTCAACAG GAATTGATTGTAAATATGTTGAATAACTTACAACCTGGTGAGATAGTAGAAGGTGAGTGGAAGGAag CATCTCCAAATGGAAAGCTACCCCCATTACCTCGGAGTTCAGATAGCAACGGAAATGT GGTGGAATCAGTAGTTTCGGATAGAGAAGGTGTGTTGCTTCTGAAGATCTCTGAGCTTCAAGCTAG GATGAGGGAGTTGACCGAGGAGTTGAGTGTGGAGAAACAAAAATACTTGCAT ATGCATCAGCAGTTGAGTGCTCTAACCATTCAGGAGGAAGAAACAGATAGCACGAGAGAGACAGAGGCGGTGGATgcttga